The Theropithecus gelada isolate Dixy chromosome X, Tgel_1.0, whole genome shotgun sequence genome includes a window with the following:
- the SPRY3 gene encoding protein sprouty homolog 3 yields the protein MDAAVTDDFQQILPIEQLRSTHASNDYVERPPAPCKQALSSPSLIVQTHKSDWSLATMPTSLPRSLSQCHQLQPLPQHLSQSSIASSMSHSTTASDQRLLASITPSPSGQSIIRTQPGAGVHPKADGALKGEAEQSAGHPSEHLFICEECGRCKCVPCTAARPLPSCWLCNQRCLCSAESLLDYGTCLCCVKGLFYHCSTDDEDNCADEPCSCGPSSCFVRWAAMSLISLFLPCLCCYLPTRGCLHLCQRGYDSLRRPGCRCKRHTNTVCRKISSGSAPFPKAQEKSV from the coding sequence ATGGATGCTGCGGTGACAGATGATTTTCAACAAATTCTGCCTATTGAACAGCTGCGCTCTACTCATGCTAGCAATGACTATGTGGAACGGCCTCCAGCCCCCTGTAAACAGGCCCTCTCAAGCCCTTCCCTTATTGTGCAAACCCACAAGTCTGATTGGTCTCTGGCTACCATGCCTACTTCTCTCCCCCGTAGTCTCAGCCAGTGCCATCAACTGCAGCCCTTGCCTCAGCATCTGAGCCAATCTAGCATTGCCAGCTCAATGTCTCATAGCACCACTGCCTCTGATCAAAGGCTCTTGGCCAGCATTACACCCTCACCTTCAGGCCAATCCATCATCCGAACCCAGCCTGGAGCAGGGGTCCACCCAAAGGCTGATGGTGCTCTGAAGGGAGAAGCTGAGCAATCTGCAGGGCACCCTAGTGAGCACCTCTTCATCTGTGAGGAGTGTGGGCGCTGCAAGTGTGTCCCCTGCACAGCAGCTCGCCCTCTCCCCTCCTGCTGGCTGTGCAACCAGCGTTGCCTTTGCTCTGCTGAGAGCCTCCTCGATTATGGCACTTGTCTCTGCTGTGTCAAGGGCCTCTTCTACCACTGCTCCACTGATGATGAAGACAACTGTGCTGATGAGCCCTGCTCTTGTGGGCCTAGTTCTTGCTTCGTCCGCTGGGCAGCCATGAGCCTCATCTCCCTCTTCCTACCCTGCCTGTGCTGCTACCTGCCTACCCGTGGATGCCTCCATCTGTGCCAACGGGGCTACGATAGCCTCCGGCGACCAGGCTGCCGCTGCAAGAGGCACACCAACACTGTGTGCAGAAAGATCTCTTCTGGTAGTGCACCCTTCCCCAAGGCCCAGGAAAAGTCTGTATGA